Within the Streptomyces sp. YIM 121038 genome, the region GCACCGGCACCGGCACCCGTCCGCACCGCCCCGGTCCCGGCCGCGGGCGAGGAGCAGACGGTCGACCTCAGGCTCGGCTCCCCCGGCGGCCCGGCCCGGCAGGTGATCCGGCACCCGGGAGCGGCGTACGTCAAGGTGCACTTCGCCCGCCTCGCGCTCGCCCCCGGCGACCGCCTGACCGTGGCCGACCCGGCCGGACGCGAGGTGCACACCTACCACGGCGACCCCACCCGCGGCGGGGCCGCGCCGGGCGACGCGGGCTTCACCCGGCACGGGCGCACCGGCTTCGCCGCGATGTCCGTCGACGGGGACACCGCGGTGATCACCCTGCACACCCGCGGCGAGCGGCGCTCGCAGGCGACGGTCGACCGGTACTGGCGCGGCTACACCCCGGCGGAGTTCACCGCCGAGAACCCGGCGACGCGCAGCGTGTGCGGCGCCGACGGCCGCCGGGACGCCGTCTGCTACAAGACCAGCCACCCCGCGCACTACGCCGCCTCGCGCGGCGTGGCCCGCATGCTCCTGAACGGCGGGGGCTACTGCACCGCCTGGCGCGTGGGCCGCGGCAACCACATGATGACCAACAACCACTGCATCAAGACGCAGGCCGAACTCGACAAGGTGGAGCTCCAGTTCGACTACGACTGCGCCACCTGCGGCGGCAACGACCCGCGCCCGGGCACCAAGGTCGGCGCGAACGCCCTCCTGCGCACCTCGGCGAGCCTCGACTTCACGCTCTTCAGCGTGGACGACTTCGACCGGATCACCCAGTTCGGCACCCTGTTCCTGGAGACCCGCGCGCCGATCGCGAACGAGCAGGCGTACATCGCCGGGCACGGCGACACCCGGCCCAAGCGCATCTCGATCTACGAGGAGCGCGACGGCGGCGCCTACTGCGGCGTACGGACCCCGCAACTCGGCCCCGAGGACGTCGGCTACAACTGCGACACCTCGGGCGGCAGCTCCGGCTCCCCGGTGCTCGCGGGCTCCTCCCACAAGGTGATCGCCCTGCACTGGGGCGGCTCCTGCCCGACCAACGTGGGCACGCGCATGGAGAAGATCTACCCGCAGGTCCAGGACCTGATCGACAACCGTCCGTAACCCACGGGCCTTCCCGGACGGAGCCCGCGCCGACCGGCGCGGGCTCCGTTCCGTACCCACGCGCCCCGCCGCGCGCCCGCACCCCCGCGCCACCCCTTCGGGCGGAATAGGCCATCTGTCCCGCGCCTGGCTGGACAGGACGACATCATGCGTC harbors:
- a CDS encoding serine protease — protein: MLRRVIAAAALVVTAALVPAAPTTASAPAPAPVRTAPVPAAGEEQTVDLRLGSPGGPARQVIRHPGAAYVKVHFARLALAPGDRLTVADPAGREVHTYHGDPTRGGAAPGDAGFTRHGRTGFAAMSVDGDTAVITLHTRGERRSQATVDRYWRGYTPAEFTAENPATRSVCGADGRRDAVCYKTSHPAHYAASRGVARMLLNGGGYCTAWRVGRGNHMMTNNHCIKTQAELDKVELQFDYDCATCGGNDPRPGTKVGANALLRTSASLDFTLFSVDDFDRITQFGTLFLETRAPIANEQAYIAGHGDTRPKRISIYEERDGGAYCGVRTPQLGPEDVGYNCDTSGGSSGSPVLAGSSHKVIALHWGGSCPTNVGTRMEKIYPQVQDLIDNRP